A single window of Tetrapisispora phaffii CBS 4417 chromosome 16, complete genome DNA harbors:
- the BLM10 gene encoding proteasome activator BLM10 (similar to Saccharomyces cerevisiae BLM10 (YFL007W); ancestral locus Anc_8.69) → MVNEDARRRSRASEEIHGEVKRGKLADNKHRNGLDPETVLAERMRHYGLDYVEDAEEHSKNVFDKSSKWFSRDVKPKFPIDECLPYKIESHLEQAKYVCHILINLYVAINSKDIQGLISISTQDFAELKQDIQSYGVENGVVDTDMLNSDIADFDEGEYMEEQIDENEYIDLAGPDFNAIGKITSASATIVNVNYWTNELKNCMHIDFPLALRKKLASVYYYLSLVQGQKIYRQMHVEMFEQLVSKDDDGTNFTDLLIKDGLVLDYSLLFDYLSEFLPYPDSDYVRHDINSKDDLQLFRLLLKLAHQAKPFFNEKDTKLMTRVMDSFMSSLAPSTMSTVLPMITSFVPYHYHKDAKILDYFPLFFSLWSSVSANIAIDTHMYDFVGNISEDVHSKLLKNDDRINDVEFTKFGVFTASQLTFLFNRVQGHLRTDGQIHSYSRTVRPFVYCINGSSHSEYFAKLSSLVNSIETFVHPSNSGYWTKTIAKFIHGFIKMYHKRYTFEKYISSKSSNDFRLTDECHAKIVDTFVDILITGSQSKGSEIANYYISSFAYLLDLNPTNKQKIFDKILGDLYEALGGEYVHSRHRIISSLKQFTRIVRYMATDTLYRVHVTNILSMLVSKMDINDTNLTSNLINGIVSTASFIPFANMIKDDEYLTFESHTLPFIEQHYYYIKSEENNGQFQYDPEILHNAFRASTTIFENIAREYIDKLFQFISVDLEDGFISKINNTTMLMQESMDDKIFAYYSKKLLTSFWENDLIVESNPNYELLTIPLAALVKRDPTLCQSIFKNLAFNIRNQIEKGAGSIRSTSEIQQRDYRLVLYLTAMNDVIRQSYSTVLSFHKELFDFMTYIYDNITNPPIDIITSILSHSVLATLTTTEVVNSPLFAKDCKVSLEDRWGGMQFDDSKFNKDNLKFDWHVSTQEEVAVAIEFLENIFKYCKENTLKTLESGETGSFFVDKIQKYVLIMTHTLSGASLLFDPDFNQQLIKLNHDLKTKDMSSYKEIFSSMMSLNFNQSYLDEFEKESSSTPSTLNSEDAVEMKASSTDELVTEGEIDELAVQSFENTPIPGATSSSGEETAVFREIDIFACNYFFGVTTEEKFNNPRYLHVHHIRNEIGLFFHKLFTYLSKNFEDNTMIFQILLHGLKVWFTDVGQEVIFNEDQTAKLDLEFLENIQTLSHLVEPFTRTALSVKADNYHQSRVYLHSTIRKPSLLERRLLNDIVVLAASVYPDVSKPAQGTLVHCMKQLFGSYLYVIELIIRKLNECIKSNSYMEIEVVLSILMIKKIHRRLMSDYNNQEQIIILLIQCCGIHEMDIALYAEKILNDIVTGLKIPSSVCVIDENAKKNISPSDNLIDTQVSLIEKAKNNKRKLYLSRLSKIKDKLYTELKKDPEGNWKVSMFIVRFISKLEASLEFQSDVKSLEIIFEQIQTKHPMLIQLGIKCLLGIFNKILSLSDYKYDITRAYVSNFDPASVNKIDTSQTSFNKTFQTEMNKFENPSYFIDSRPFVGWLCWGSPMKVLQTRQVDLVLQNYEQDMLIKFSNSVTKEFLKELVSNFVKDNETKSIFSSGNVSFYMLVVYACSQEHCEYDIDFLFELCEETYDKYDKASMIMSVEIFSGLICGIKYLDERRVGEVDKFVDRFLEKCLFNELNQDGFEIWGTICWWLPTVVDCRRCPAMYKRFSDISSIIEMSNEDVSNQVSRINMFRNLLMGIEYKSPNTSPVLELLKFDNQHEPIREVSAKLLSTIIQNRSAPNYVSSEEVIKAQSENSSGLGIPIKRMPPKIGEYIAAQFAMIKEESLKVTEMTPQEILKSRYYFMASSMYFLLSELGRGPNKILLVPYIVEYVMPFLMDLTTHKDMCKISGLDPAKLYVSIAYMPIPRAYISDIINLICDDSVVASSFQKQLQMSLIQHFLSSQLLQLTETEKSMILEEIITNLYNSQYIEVRMRAAEVLSDIVHNFGDEQRLTMLIARFSKELCGFSWEPARACRRPTSKSTAVWSGWGPIVSAFPYVFPLPKWIPEQLSVLASWARTHGMAGIAAKNTISEFKKVRTDTWQFDRQVFSGEQLEDMEGALWRSYYA, encoded by the coding sequence ATGGTAAACGAAGATGCTCGCAGGAGATCTAGAGCCTCAGAAGAGATTCACGGTGAAGTGAAACGTGGTAAGTTAGCAGATAATAAACATCGCAATGGGCTTGACCCAGAGACTGTGCTTGCTGAAAGAATGCGACATTACGGTCTTGATTACGTGGAAGATGCCGAAGAGCATAGTAAGAATGTGTTTGATAAGTCGTCGAAATGGTTCAGTAGAGACGTCAAGCCAAAGTTCCCAATTGATGAATGCCTTCCGTACAAGATTGAGTCACACTTGGAGCAGGCCAAGTATGTATGtcatattttgattaaCCTTTATGTGGCTATCAATTCAAAGGATATCCAAGGTTTGATTTCCATCTCAACTCAGGACTTTGCAGAATTGAAACAGGACATTCAGTCATATGGGGTAGAAAATGGTGTTGTAGATACAGATATGTTGAATTCTGACATTGCTGATTTTGACGAAGGTGAGTACATGGAGGAGcaaattgatgaaaacGAGTACATTGATCTTGCAGGTCCTGATTTTAATGCCATAGGTAAGATTACAAGTGCCTCTGCCACCATAGTCAATGTTAACTATTGGACcaatgaattgaaaaattgcaTGCATATTGACTTTCCCTTGGCATTGAGGAAGAAACTGGCTTCTGTTTACTATTATTTATCGTTGGTTCAAGGACAAAAGATTTATAGACAGATGCATGTTGAAATGTTCGAACAATTAGTCAGCAAAGATGATGACGGTACAAACTTCACCGACTTATTGATAAAAGACGGTTTAGTATTGGACTACTCTCTCCTGTTTGACTACTTATCAGAATTTTTACCTTATCCAGACTCAGATTATGTTCGTCATGATATTAACTCCAAAGATGACTTGCAATTGTTTAGATTACTGCTCAAATTAGCACATCAAGCAAAACCTTTCTTTAATGAAAAGGATACAAAACTGATGACAAGAGTGATGGATAGTTTCATGTCAAGTTTGGCTCCTTCAACAATGTCAACTGTGCTTCCAATGATCACATCTTTCGTACCATACCATTATCATAAAGATGCAAAAATTCTAGATTATTTTCCACTCTTCTTTAGTTTATGGAGTTCAGTAAGTGCAAATATTGCAATTGATACACATATGTATGATTTTGTAGGAAACATTTCTGAAGATGTACattctaaattattaaaaaatgatgatagAATAAATGATGTtgaatttacaaaatttgGTGTATTTACAGCTTCTCAACTCACCTTTTTGTTTAATAGAGTACAAGGACATTTGAGAACTGATGGACAAATACATTCTTATTCAAGGACAGTCAGACCATTTGTTTACTGTATCAATGGTTCTTCACATTCAGAATATTTTGCTAAATTATCAAGTTTAGtgaattcaattgaaacttttgTTCATCCATCAAATAGTGGTTATTGGACAAAGACCATCGCTAAATTTATTCATGGTTTCATTAAAATGTATCATAAGAGATAtacatttgaaaaatatatatcaagtAAAAGCTCCAATGACTTTAGGTTAACAGATGAATGTCACGCTAAAATAGTTGATACTTTCGttgatatattgataaCAGGATCTCAAAGTAAAGGTAGTGAAATTGCAAACTATtatatatcatcatttgCTTACCTTCTAGATCTAAACCCAACGAATAAGCAAAAGATATTCGATAAGATTTTAGGTGACTTATATGAAGCATTAGGTGGCGAATATGTACATTCAAGACATAGGATCATATCATCTTTGAAACAATTTACAAGAATAGTGAGATATATGGCTACTGATACCCTATATAGGGTCCATGTTACTAATATTTTATCTATGTTAGTGTCAAAAATGGATATAAACGATACTAATTTAACGAGTAATTTGATAAACGGTATAGTATCAACTGCATCTTTTATACCTTTTGCAAATATGATTAAAGATGATGAGTATTTGACTTTTGAATCACATACTTTACCTTTTATTGAacaacattattattatatcaaatCAGAAGAAAACAATGGTCAATTTCAGTACGATCCAGAGATTTTGCACAATGCATTTAGGGCATCTACGactatttttgaaaatattgcAAGAGAATATATTGACAAgttatttcaattcataTCTGTTGATCTAGAAGATGGTTTCATTtctaaaataaacaatactACTATGCTTATGCAAGAATCTATGGACGACAAAATATTTGCATATTATTCCAAGAAACTTTTAACTTCATTCTGGGAAAATGATCTAATAGTTGAGTCAAATCCAAATTATGAATTATTGACGATTCCTTTAGCAGCTTTGGTTAAAAGAGATCCAACCTTATGTCAatctatatttaaaaatttagcATTCAACATTAGAAACCAAATTGAAAAAGGTGCAGGTTCTATTAGAAGCACATCAGAAATCCAACAAAGAGATTACAGATTAGTTCTCTATTTAACCGCAATGAACGATGTTATTAGACAATCATATTCTACCGTTTTGAGTTTTcataaagaattatttgattttatgACATACATTTACGATAATATCACCAATCCTCCGATTGATATTATAACATCTATTCTAAGTCACAGTGTGCTTGCAACTTTGACTACCACTGAAGTTGTAAATTCACCTTTGTTTGCCAAGGATTGTAAAGTGTCATTGGAAGATCGTTGGGGAGGTATGCAATTTGACGACTCcaaattcaataaagataacttaaaatttgattgGCACGTATCTACCCAGGAAGAAGTTGCAGTTGCAATTGAATTCTTAGAgaacatatttaaatattgcaAAGAAAATACTTTGAAAACACTAGAGAGTGGTGAAACTGGCTCTTTTTTCGTTgataaaatacaaaaatatgttTTGATTATGACACATACATTATCAGGTGCAAGTTTGCTATTTGATCCTGATTTCAACCAACAACTTATTAAACTAAATCATGATTTAAAAACTAAAGATATGTCATCATACAAAGAAATTTTCTCATCTATGATGAGTTTGAATTTCAATCAAAGTTATTTagatgaatttgaaaaagaatCAAGTAGCACACCAAGTACTCTAAATTCAGAAGATGCTGTAGAAATGAAAGCTAGTTCAACGGATGAATTAGTTACTGAAGGGGAGATAGATGAACTTGCTGTTCaatcatttgaaaatacaCCAATCCCGGGAGCAACTTCCTCTAGTGGTGAAGAAACTGCAGTCTTTAGAgaaatagatatatttgCTTGTAATTATTTCTTTGGAGTAACTACAGAGGAAAAGTTTAACAATCCAAGATATTTACATGTTCACCATATTAGGAATGAAATTGGTTTGTTTTTCCATAAACTATTTACATATTtatctaaaaattttgaagataacactatgatatttcaaattttattacATGGTTTGAAAGTTTGGTTTACTGATGTTGGTCAAGAAGTTATCTTTAATGAAGATCAAACTGCTAAGTTAGATTTAGaatttttggaaaatattcaaacatTATCTCATCTTGTGGAACCATTTACAAGAACTGCTTTATCTGTAAAAGCTGATAATTATCACCAGAGTAGAGTTTATTTACATTCCACAATTAGAAAACCTTCTTTGTTAGAGAGGCGCTTgttaaatgatattgttgTGTTGGCTGCATCAGTTTATCCTGACGTTAGTAAACCAGCACAAGGTACTTTGGTGCATTGTATGAAACAGTTGTTTGGTTCTTACCTTTATGTTATTGAATTgattattagaaaattaaatgaatgtATTAAATCGAACTCTTATATGGAAATTGAAGTCGTACTATCTATATTAATGATTAAGAAGATTCACAGAAGGTTAATGTCCGACTACAATAATCAAGAACAGatcataatattattgattcaATGTTGTGGTATTCATGAAATGGATATAGCATTGTATGCAGAGAAGATTTTGAATGATATTGTTACTGGTTTAAAGATTCCATCAAGTGTCTGTgttattgatgaaaatgcTAAGAAAAACATTTCACCTtctgataatttaattgatacTCAGGTTTCATTAATTGAGAAAGCAAAGAATAACAAAAgaaagttatatttatctagattatctaaaattaaagataaacTATACACGGAACTAAAAAAAGATCCAGAAGGGAATTGGAAAGTATCGATGTTTATTGTACGTTTCATCTCTAAGTTAGAAGCTAGTTTAGAATTTCAATCTGATGTAAAATCATTAGAGATCATATTTGAACAGATTCAAACCAAGCACCCAATGTTGATTCAATTAGGTATTAAATGTCTATTAggaattttcaataaaattctATCGCTGTCTGACTACAAATATGACATAACTAGAGCTTATGTCAGTAATTTTGATCCAGCATctgttaataaaatagataCATCTCAaacttcatttaataagaCCTTCCAAACagaaatgaataaatttgaGAATCCAAGTTATTTTATCGACTCAAGACCATTCGTTGGTTGGTTATGTTGGGGTAGTCCAATGAAAGTACTTCAAACTCGTCAAGTCGACTTAGTTTTACAAAATTATGAACAAGATATGTTAATTAAGTTTTCTAACTCTGTTACAAAAGAGTTCTTAAAAGAATTAGTATCAAATTTTGTTAAGGATAATGAAACGAAAAGTATTTTTAGCAGTGGAAATGTCTCTTTCTATATGTTAGTAGTATATGCATGTTCGCAAGAACATTGCGAATATGATATTGATttcttatttgaattatgtGAAGAGACTTATGATAAGTATGATAAAGCAAGTATGATTATGTCTGTTGAGATATTTTCTGGTTTAATTTGTGGtatcaaatatttggatGAGAGACGTGTTGGCGAAGTTGATAAATTTGTTGATAGATTCTTAGAGAaatgtttatttaatgaattaaatcaaGACGGTTTTGAAATATGGGGCACAATATGTTGGTGGCTACCAACTGTTGTTGATTGTAGAAGATGTCCAGCAATGTATAAGAGGTTTTCTGATATTAGCAGCATTATTGAAATGAGCAATGAAGACGTTAGTAATCAGGTGTCTAGAATCAATATGTTCCGCAACTTATTAATGGGCATTGAATACAAATCTCCTAACACTTCGCCTGTtttagaattattgaaatttgacAACCAACATGAGCCAATAAGAGAAGTGTCAGCTAAATTGTTGAGTACGATCATTCAGAATCGAAGTGCTCCAAATTATGTATCTAGTGAGGAAGTTATCAAAGCCCAGAGTGAGAACAGCAGTGGTCTTGGGATCCCTATTAAAAGGATGCCACCTAAGATTGGAGAATACATTGCAGCCCAATTTGCAATGATCAAAGAAGAGTCATTGAAGGTTACAGAAATGACTCCGCAAGAGATTCTAAAGTCTAGGTACTATTTCATGGCGTCTTCTATGTACTTCCTGTTGAGTGAACTGGGAAGAGGGCCTAACAAAATTCTTTTGGTTCCTTATATTGTTGAGTACGTCATGCCATTTTTAATGGACCTTACAACTCACAAGGACATGTGCAAGATCAGTGGTTTGGACCCTGCCAAGTTATACGTATCAATCGCCTACATGCCTATCCCAAGAGCGTACATCTCTGATATCATCAATTTGATCTGTGACGACTCTGTTGTTGCCTCGTCGTTCCAAAAACAGTTGCAAATGAGTTTGATCCAGCATTTCTTGTCGTCGCAACTTCTGCAACTGACCGAAACTGAGAAGAGCATGATTTTGGAGGAGATCATTACGAACCTGTACAACTCGCAGTACATCGAGGTGCGCATGAGAGCTGCAGAGGTGCTGTCTGATATAGTGCACAATTTTGGCGATGAACAACGATTAACGATGCTGATTGCGAGGTTCTCGAAAGAGCTGTGTGGCTTCTCGTGGGAGCCCGCCAGAGCATGTCGAAGACCGACGTCAAAGTCCACGGCAGTGTGGTCGGGCTGGGGGCCGATTGTCTCCGCATTCCCGTACGTGTTCCCATTGCCGAAGTGGATACCTGAACAATTGAGTGTCCTGGCTTCGTGGGCCAGGACCCATGGGATGGCAGGCATCGCTGCCAAGAACACCATTTCCGAGTTCAAGAAGGTGCGCACCGACACCTGGCAGTTCGACCGCCAGGTGTTCAGTGGCGAGCAACTGGAAGACATGGAAGGAGCACTATGGCGCAGCTATTACGCCTAA
- the SEC4 gene encoding Rab family GTPase SEC4 (similar to Saccharomyces cerevisiae SEC4 (YFL005W); ancestral locus Anc_8.70) has translation MSGLRSVSGSTNGKNYDSIMKILLIGDSGVGKSCLLVRFVDDKFNPSFITTIGIDFKIKTVEINGRKIKLQLWDTAGQERFRTITTAYYRGAMGIILVYDVTDEKTFANIRQWFKTVTEHANDDAQLLLVGNKSDMETRTVTHEQGDELSRELGIPFVEASAKNDDNVNEIFFTLAKLIQEKIDSNQIATGGNAKDSNININSSGGSGSKSNCC, from the coding sequence ATGTCAGGGCTAAGATCTGTTTCTGGGTCTACGAATGGGAAGAACTACGATTCTATTATGAAGATTCTGTTGATTGGTGATTCTGGTGTTGGGAAGTCGTGTTTGCTGGTCCGTTTTGTGGATGACAAGTTCAATCCCTCCTTCATCACGACGATTGGTATTGATTTCAAGATTAAGACGGTGGAGATTAACGGCAGGAAGATCAAGCTGCAGCTGTGGGATACAGCTGGCCAAGAGAGATTCAGAACCATCACGACGGCGTACTACCGTGGTGCGATGGGGATCATTCTTGTGTATGATGTCACTGATGAAAAGACGTTTGCCAACATCAGACAGTGGTTCAAGACGGTCACGGAACATGCTAACGACGATGCACAACTATTGCTTGTTGGTAACAAGAGCGACATGGAGACAAGGACGGTGACACACGAGCAAGGGGATGAGCTTTCGAGAGAGCTTGGTATACCTTTTGTCGAGGCAAGTGCTAAGAACGACGATAATGTCAATGAAATATTCTTCACGTTGGCAAAGCTGATCCAGGAGAAAATTGACAGCAACCAGATTGCAACCGGCGGCAACGCAAAGGACTCTAATATCAACATCAACTCCAGCGGGGGCAGTGGTTCCAAATCGAACTGTTGTTAA